The Aureispira anguillae genome contains a region encoding:
- a CDS encoding glycosyltransferase family 4 protein produces MSLGTKKLKIGIVLNTAWNIYNFRLGLVKAFLAAGHEVFAIAPVDDFVEKIKATGCHFVPIVHLSRKGVNPVQDLKFTYELYKIYKNKQLDLVLQYTIKPNIYGCFAARMAKVKTISTVTGLGYSFLTEGIVNKVVKKLYKTAFKSANCVAFQNQDDQALFERLGLCPATKTALIKGSGINTSYFKPLPKTKETTKLVYLFVGRLLYDKGVRELFEAAQQVKKKYAAVEIWVVGGIDEGNPSAVDRKLVEEQHSNGIINYLGLSSDVRSIMQNADVVLLPSYREGLPRVMLESLAMGKPVITTQTAGCRETVVEGENGYLVPIKNAEALADAMIKMYQLSDEQRQKMGANGRQMALKEFDEQAIIARYFEEINQLF; encoded by the coding sequence ATGAGTCTAGGGACAAAGAAACTGAAAATTGGTATCGTGCTTAATACCGCTTGGAATATTTATAATTTTAGATTGGGATTGGTCAAAGCATTTTTAGCGGCAGGGCATGAAGTTTTTGCCATAGCTCCAGTTGATGATTTTGTAGAAAAAATCAAAGCCACAGGCTGCCACTTTGTTCCTATTGTACATTTGAGCAGAAAGGGAGTAAATCCTGTACAAGATTTAAAATTTACTTATGAATTGTACAAAATTTATAAAAATAAGCAACTGGATCTTGTCTTGCAGTATACTATAAAACCTAATATTTATGGTTGCTTTGCTGCAAGGATGGCAAAAGTTAAGACGATTTCAACAGTAACTGGATTGGGCTATAGTTTTTTGACAGAGGGAATTGTTAACAAAGTCGTCAAAAAGTTATACAAGACTGCATTTAAATCTGCTAATTGCGTCGCTTTTCAAAACCAAGACGATCAAGCTTTATTTGAGCGATTGGGGCTTTGTCCTGCAACAAAAACAGCTTTGATTAAAGGTTCTGGAATTAATACTTCTTATTTTAAACCCTTGCCCAAAACAAAAGAAACAACCAAGCTAGTTTATTTATTTGTTGGGCGTTTGTTGTACGACAAAGGAGTGAGAGAGTTGTTTGAGGCTGCCCAACAAGTCAAAAAGAAATATGCTGCCGTAGAAATTTGGGTAGTAGGAGGAATAGACGAAGGAAACCCCTCGGCAGTAGATCGAAAATTAGTAGAAGAACAGCATAGTAATGGGATCATCAACTATTTAGGTTTATCTTCTGATGTGCGATCGATTATGCAGAATGCCGATGTTGTTTTACTGCCATCTTATCGAGAGGGACTTCCACGAGTTATGCTAGAAAGTTTGGCAATGGGCAAACCTGTTATTACTACGCAAACAGCAGGCTGTCGAGAAACGGTTGTCGAAGGAGAAAATGGGTACCTAGTTCCAATCAAAAATGCCGAAGCTTTAGCCGATGCCATGATTAAAATGTATCAATTGAGTGACGAACAACGACAAAAAATGGGAGCAAATGGTCGTCAAATGGCCTTGAAGGAATTTGACGAACAAGCTATTATTGCACGTTATTTTGAAGAAATCAACCAGCTATTCTAA
- a CDS encoding ribonuclease Z — protein sequence MAFELTILGSNSAVPAYGRHLSAQVVTLGSESFLIDCGEGTQMQMMKYQIKMHKINRIFISHLHGDHIFGLIGLLMTYGLNGREKPLHIYSPKGLQPILNIQLQRPLTYPLHFHTTDPEKFALLFENETAEVYSIPLVHGVPCHGFLFAEKQAAANMRKDKIKEYKIPYQQIPAIKAGADYVTETGLVIPHSELTLPAAAPCKFAYCSDTMYSEAIVPLIEGVDLLYHEATFMHDLLHQAQSRMHSTAYQAASIAKQANVKRLIIGHFSSRYQDLTPLKKEAQTVFKATSLAIEGEKIKVKN from the coding sequence ATGGCTTTTGAACTCACAATACTTGGTTCTAACTCTGCCGTGCCTGCTTATGGACGGCACCTGTCCGCTCAGGTTGTAACCCTAGGAAGTGAGTCGTTTTTGATTGATTGTGGGGAAGGTACCCAAATGCAGATGATGAAATATCAGATCAAGATGCATAAAATCAATCGAATTTTTATCAGTCATTTGCATGGCGATCACATCTTTGGGCTTATAGGTTTATTGATGACTTATGGGCTAAATGGTCGAGAGAAACCACTGCATATCTATAGTCCCAAGGGCTTACAACCCATTCTTAATATTCAGTTGCAACGACCCTTAACTTATCCGTTGCATTTTCACACCACTGATCCTGAAAAATTTGCATTACTTTTTGAAAATGAAACCGCTGAGGTTTATTCCATCCCATTGGTTCATGGAGTGCCTTGTCATGGTTTTTTGTTTGCAGAAAAGCAGGCAGCAGCAAATATGCGCAAGGATAAAATTAAAGAATATAAGATTCCCTATCAGCAAATTCCTGCAATAAAAGCAGGAGCAGATTATGTAACAGAAACAGGTTTAGTTATTCCTCATTCCGAATTGACCCTGCCTGCTGCTGCTCCCTGTAAATTTGCTTACTGTTCAGATACGATGTATTCCGAAGCAATTGTTCCTTTGATAGAAGGAGTTGACCTGCTCTATCATGAGGCTACCTTTATGCATGATTTATTACACCAAGCTCAAAGTAGAATGCATTCCACTGCTTATCAAGCGGCATCCATTGCTAAACAAGCAAATGTAAAACGTTTGATTATTGGACATTTCTCTTCTAGATATCAAGATTTAACCCCCTTAAAAAAAGAAGCACAAACTGTTTTTAAAGCCACTTCTTTAGCAATAGAAGGGGAGAAAATCAAAGTTAAAAACTAA
- a CDS encoding STAS domain-containing protein: MKYSVDKKEDYAVLTLGEENLNSLKAPDLKAELIVLHNAGIKNLIMDLSNTKFVDSSGLSAILTGNRLWAESKNAFVLTGLVHPSVKMLITISRLDSVLTIKETLSDAIKYVMMATFKNELGGESEATDEDE, from the coding sequence ATGAAATATTCTGTTGATAAGAAAGAAGATTATGCGGTTTTGACTCTTGGAGAAGAAAATTTGAACTCTCTAAAGGCTCCTGACTTGAAGGCAGAACTTATTGTGTTACATAATGCTGGAATCAAAAATTTAATTATGGACTTGTCTAATACTAAATTTGTTGATTCATCTGGATTAAGTGCCATATTGACAGGAAATCGTCTTTGGGCAGAATCAAAAAATGCTTTTGTGCTGACAGGTTTGGTGCATCCTAGCGTAAAAATGCTGATTACAATCTCTAGATTGGATAGTGTATTAACCATTAAAGAAACCTTGAGTGATGCAATCAAATATGTTATGATGGCAACCTTCAAGAATGAATTAGGGGGAGAGTCTGAAGCAACTGACGAGGACGAGTAA
- a CDS encoding BRCT domain-containing protein: MKQRITLYSIDDLETIEDYEEIVCIRTNSYYKSNRFGNLISKCTNLEELYFLESYFNVTIPKAILQLPKLHTLVFKGVDFDQILPSIGQLKNLKTLGLQEHFIANFPSSLVELPLLEELDLNHTKFDKNFQGWLLLNDIKTLKYLNLLNAKLATFPVELTKHKNLQILALPKKHYNQLIKKHPAFCEQIPYLYSHSVLEKKYFYNLLNICRKNNFDWSFRVILMNLLADNASKLDRLATKEQILKVTDVKLLETIRLKALEYYNNRWGKNPLTPLKENAVIAVAGKLGINKKELQKKLKALNIKYSAKITEQTTHLLLGQLSNAAYEKALLKNIPILSEQYVLAFINQHSEQYLVDDSDENTAQTEQVAQLLLSGQDENILLALELFKQGGFPKVLLTELFIAHQQTENLAIQRETQRLFRQYGSIQLVDRLKKDEYLFSKYSSEISLKRKLKRLEKQTELDCLKIAWHAYNRYQKGITYLLTALPLEKSTSLLQQLVQNNKLSLAHIGLTSVPPAVFELENLTVLDLSHNHQLHTISFKLLTKLTNLEQLILTDNYNLRDNHQLLQKIEERLPQIQIQF, encoded by the coding sequence ATGAAGCAGCGAATCACATTATATAGCATTGATGACTTAGAAACCATTGAAGATTATGAAGAAATCGTTTGTATCCGCACAAACAGTTATTATAAATCGAATCGTTTCGGCAATTTAATTAGCAAGTGTACGAATCTAGAAGAGCTCTATTTTTTAGAAAGTTATTTTAATGTAACCATTCCGAAAGCCATTCTCCAACTTCCCAAATTGCACACCTTAGTGTTCAAGGGGGTTGATTTTGATCAAATTTTGCCTTCTATTGGTCAACTAAAAAATTTGAAAACCTTAGGGTTACAAGAGCATTTTATTGCCAACTTTCCAAGTTCTTTAGTGGAACTTCCGCTCCTCGAAGAACTAGATCTCAACCATACTAAATTTGACAAAAATTTTCAAGGGTGGCTTCTGTTAAACGATATAAAAACCTTAAAATACCTCAACCTACTAAATGCCAAATTAGCTACTTTTCCTGTTGAACTTACCAAACACAAGAACTTACAGATTTTAGCCTTACCCAAAAAGCACTACAATCAGTTAATAAAAAAACATCCTGCTTTTTGTGAACAAATCCCTTACCTCTATAGTCACTCTGTTTTAGAGAAAAAATACTTTTATAACCTATTAAACATCTGTCGAAAAAATAATTTTGACTGGTCATTTAGGGTTATTTTAATGAACTTATTGGCAGATAATGCATCCAAATTAGATCGTTTGGCAACCAAGGAACAAATCTTAAAAGTTACGGATGTTAAGTTATTAGAAACCATTCGACTCAAAGCCTTAGAATATTACAACAATAGATGGGGAAAAAATCCTCTGACTCCATTAAAAGAAAATGCCGTCATTGCTGTTGCGGGAAAACTGGGAATTAATAAAAAGGAGTTGCAAAAAAAATTAAAAGCATTAAACATCAAGTACAGTGCTAAAATTACTGAGCAAACCACCCATTTATTACTTGGGCAATTATCAAATGCTGCTTACGAAAAAGCATTGCTAAAAAATATTCCCATCTTATCTGAGCAATATGTTCTAGCTTTCATCAATCAACATTCAGAACAGTACCTAGTCGATGATTCAGACGAAAATACAGCGCAAACAGAACAGGTTGCGCAATTGCTTTTGAGTGGTCAAGACGAAAATATTTTACTCGCATTAGAATTATTCAAGCAAGGAGGTTTTCCCAAAGTATTGTTAACAGAGTTATTCATCGCTCACCAACAAACAGAAAACCTTGCTATCCAACGAGAAACGCAACGACTATTTCGTCAATATGGCTCCATTCAGTTAGTGGATCGATTAAAAAAAGATGAGTATCTTTTTTCTAAATACAGTTCTGAAATCAGCCTTAAGCGCAAACTCAAAAGATTAGAAAAACAAACTGAGTTAGATTGCCTAAAAATTGCTTGGCACGCTTATAATAGGTATCAAAAAGGAATTACCTACCTTCTAACGGCACTACCGCTAGAAAAAAGCACTTCCCTATTACAACAACTGGTTCAGAACAATAAGCTATCTCTTGCTCATATTGGCTTAACAAGTGTTCCTCCAGCTGTTTTTGAATTAGAGAACTTGACGGTATTAGATTTGTCTCATAATCATCAATTGCATACCATTTCTTTCAAATTACTTACTAAGTTAACCAACTTAGAGCAATTGATCCTAACAGACAATTATAACCTACGAGACAACCATCAATTGCTTCAAAAAATAGAAGAGCGGCTACCTCAAATCCAAATTCAATTTTAG
- a CDS encoding DUF6565 domain-containing protein — MRSITSICTYLFVSCYLLMVASCSNFISCGGDKDTFINNFYAFVEEIRAEQKNGTIPADQWEKYDEQFNKLTNECYPQFEADLNTNDQLGVATCVGFYFYAKYGLTAVLKLAQTDAAIKKILLEIDYTVLLNMAKEIVNNPEEIHKIMGDLEKRYGN; from the coding sequence ATGCGTTCTATTACATCAATTTGCACTTACCTATTCGTTAGTTGTTATTTATTAATGGTTGCCAGCTGTTCCAACTTTATCAGTTGTGGCGGAGATAAAGACACATTTATAAATAACTTTTATGCTTTTGTAGAAGAAATCCGAGCGGAACAAAAAAATGGAACAATTCCAGCGGATCAATGGGAAAAATACGATGAGCAATTTAATAAATTGACAAATGAGTGTTATCCACAATTTGAAGCCGACCTAAACACCAATGACCAACTAGGAGTTGCCACCTGTGTAGGTTTTTATTTTTATGCTAAATATGGGCTAACTGCGGTTCTAAAATTGGCACAAACGGATGCCGCTATCAAAAAGATTTTACTTGAAATCGATTACACCGTCTTACTCAATATGGCAAAAGAAATTGTCAACAACCCTGAAGAAATTCACAAAATCATGGGTGATTTAGAAAAACGATATGGCAATTAG
- a CDS encoding SPFH domain-containing protein: MSVFFIAMLIIFLFFFFSTVKVVQEKSAKIVQRLGSFNRILHPGINFCVPLLENIAGTVNLKVQQLDIHIETKTKDDVFVKLQVSVHVQIMKSKVREAFYELDDPYSQISSYIFDTVRAEVPKLELDDVFARKDDIATAVKTELSEHMEKYGYSIVQTLITDIDPDALVKESMNRINAAKRNKEAISEDAEGRKIAKIKDAEADKESKRLQGEGVADQRLAIIKGFADSVEDFSNTLNDVSPIEIMQFVLLTQHYDTIKEIGEKNSSIIVPYSPGNLQNLQQQLMEGNLMADEINRLSKERTKIPTSQKTFAQKEQSILDIDKNISDGL, from the coding sequence ATGTCAGTATTCTTCATTGCCATGCTCATTATTTTTCTTTTCTTTTTCTTCTCTACGGTCAAGGTAGTTCAAGAAAAATCAGCAAAAATAGTACAGCGCCTAGGTAGCTTTAATCGAATTTTACATCCAGGAATCAATTTCTGTGTTCCTCTGCTAGAAAATATTGCTGGTACTGTTAACTTAAAAGTTCAACAGTTAGATATTCACATTGAAACCAAAACAAAGGATGATGTATTTGTTAAGTTACAAGTTTCTGTTCATGTTCAAATTATGAAAAGCAAAGTAAGAGAAGCATTTTATGAATTGGACGACCCATATAGCCAAATTTCGTCTTACATTTTTGATACCGTTCGTGCAGAAGTTCCTAAACTAGAATTAGACGATGTATTTGCTCGTAAGGATGATATTGCGACTGCCGTAAAAACCGAACTTTCTGAGCACATGGAAAAATATGGTTATAGCATTGTACAAACCCTGATTACAGATATTGACCCTGATGCTTTAGTAAAAGAGTCTATGAACCGTATTAATGCTGCTAAACGTAACAAAGAGGCCATCTCTGAAGATGCAGAAGGTCGTAAAATTGCAAAAATCAAAGATGCAGAAGCTGATAAAGAATCCAAACGTTTGCAGGGAGAGGGGGTAGCAGATCAACGTTTAGCTATTATTAAAGGTTTTGCAGACTCTGTAGAGGACTTTAGCAACACTTTAAACGATGTTTCTCCTATCGAAATCATGCAATTTGTATTGCTCACCCAACACTATGATACCATCAAGGAAATCGGAGAGAAAAACAGCTCTATCATCGTTCCTTATTCTCCAGGTAATCTGCAAAACTTGCAGCAGCAATTAATGGAAGGAAACCTTATGGCCGATGAGATTAACAGACTCAGTAAGGAGCGTACAAAAATTCCTACGTCTCAAAAGACTTTTGCGCAAAAAGAGCAATCAATTTTAGATATTGATAAAAATATTTCGGACGGCTTATAA
- a CDS encoding ATP-dependent Clp protease ATP-binding subunit — translation MPNNRFSPKVKEIISHSREEALKFGHDYIGTEHLLLGVLKEPTSLAVRVLESLNIDSHHLSKAVEDSINQNTNTLPTSYNIGNLPLTKQAEKVLKVTFLEAKLLKSEIIGTEHILLSVLKHKDNLAARVLSQFDVSYEVFKTELEFVGTEINPDITADLPDEFEDEDDARGGDSGSQSRSRGKGKSHTPVLDNFGRDISKLAEEDKLDPIIGREVEIERVSQILSRRKKNNPILIGEPGVGKTAVVEGLALRIYQRKVSRTLFNKRIVMLDLAALVAGTKYRGQFEERMKAIMTELEKSRDVILFIDEIHTIVGAGGATGSLDASNIFKPALARGELQCIGASTLDEYRQYIEKDGALDRRFQKVVIDPPTPEEAVHILRNIKEKYEEFHHVLYSDDAIEACVKLSDRYISDRFLPDKAIDVMDEVGARVHLKNIHVPKHIVQLEDEIEQTKEHKNQAVRDQEYEKAANYRDKESKLIRQLEQAKKQWDEEAKTKRYPVGEADIAEVVSMMTGIPVSSVAENESHKLLSMTTDLQGEVIGQDEAILKVTKAIQRNRVGLKDPNKPIGTFIFLGPTGVGKTELAKVLARQLFTSEDSLIRIDMSEYMEKFAVSRLIGAPPGYVGYEEGGQLTEKVRRKPYSVILLDEIEKAHPDIFNILLQVLDDGQLTDGLGRKVDFKNTLIIMTSNVGARRLKDFGQGVGFATQARKEDTDTNAKSVIQGALKRTFSPEFLNRIDDVIVFNSLDQDDIFRIIDITLKDLFGRIQELGYNLELDEKAKTFLAEKGYDPQFGARPLNRAIQKYLEDPLAEFILNNQQTLEEGAVLVATLGEDDKMIITVKKKKKATKK, via the coding sequence ATGCCTAACAACAGATTTTCTCCCAAAGTAAAAGAGATCATCTCACACAGTCGAGAAGAAGCTCTTAAGTTTGGTCATGATTACATAGGTACAGAGCATCTTTTATTAGGAGTCCTAAAAGAGCCAACTAGCCTAGCTGTACGTGTCTTAGAATCTCTTAATATTGATTCTCATCATTTAAGCAAAGCTGTTGAAGATTCTATTAATCAAAATACAAATACTCTTCCTACTTCTTATAATATAGGAAACTTACCATTAACTAAACAAGCCGAAAAAGTATTAAAAGTAACTTTCTTGGAGGCCAAATTACTCAAAAGTGAAATCATAGGCACAGAACACATCTTGTTATCTGTTCTTAAGCATAAGGACAATTTGGCTGCTCGTGTTTTGTCCCAATTTGATGTTTCTTATGAGGTATTCAAAACAGAATTAGAGTTTGTAGGAACAGAAATCAATCCTGACATCACTGCTGACTTGCCCGATGAATTTGAGGACGAAGACGATGCAAGAGGAGGTGATAGTGGCTCTCAATCGAGAAGTCGTGGCAAAGGAAAATCTCATACACCAGTATTAGATAATTTTGGCAGAGATATTTCAAAATTAGCAGAAGAAGATAAATTAGATCCAATTATTGGTCGAGAAGTAGAAATTGAGCGAGTTTCTCAGATTCTTTCTCGACGCAAGAAAAACAACCCAATTCTTATTGGGGAACCTGGTGTTGGTAAAACAGCTGTGGTTGAGGGTCTTGCGCTACGTATTTACCAGCGTAAAGTTTCTCGTACCTTATTCAACAAACGCATTGTTATGTTGGATTTGGCAGCCTTGGTGGCAGGTACTAAATATCGTGGACAGTTTGAAGAGCGTATGAAAGCAATTATGACAGAGTTGGAAAAATCTCGTGATGTCATTTTGTTTATTGATGAAATTCACACCATTGTTGGTGCTGGTGGTGCAACAGGATCCTTGGATGCCTCCAACATCTTTAAACCTGCTTTGGCTCGTGGCGAACTTCAATGTATCGGTGCTTCTACACTTGATGAATATCGTCAATACATTGAGAAAGATGGTGCGCTAGATCGTCGTTTCCAAAAAGTAGTGATTGATCCTCCAACTCCTGAAGAGGCTGTACATATCTTGCGTAATATTAAGGAGAAATATGAAGAGTTTCATCATGTCTTATATTCTGATGATGCCATAGAGGCCTGTGTAAAATTGAGTGATCGTTATATCTCTGATCGCTTTTTGCCAGACAAAGCAATTGATGTAATGGATGAGGTTGGGGCTCGTGTTCACCTCAAAAATATTCATGTTCCTAAGCACATTGTTCAATTAGAAGATGAAATTGAACAAACTAAAGAGCATAAAAATCAAGCTGTTCGTGACCAAGAGTACGAAAAAGCAGCCAATTATAGAGATAAGGAGTCTAAGCTAATTCGCCAATTGGAACAAGCAAAAAAACAATGGGATGAAGAAGCTAAAACCAAACGTTATCCTGTCGGTGAAGCTGATATTGCTGAAGTAGTTTCTATGATGACGGGTATTCCTGTTAGTAGTGTTGCTGAAAATGAAAGCCACAAACTCTTGAGCATGACAACGGATCTTCAAGGAGAAGTTATTGGTCAAGATGAAGCCATTTTGAAGGTAACCAAAGCCATTCAACGTAATCGTGTTGGTCTAAAAGATCCAAACAAACCAATTGGCACATTTATTTTCTTGGGACCTACTGGTGTTGGAAAGACAGAATTGGCAAAAGTATTGGCTCGTCAACTATTTACTTCTGAAGATTCTCTAATTCGTATTGACATGAGTGAATACATGGAGAAATTCGCAGTAAGTCGTTTGATTGGTGCGCCTCCTGGCTATGTAGGTTACGAAGAAGGTGGACAACTAACAGAAAAAGTCCGTCGTAAACCTTACTCTGTTATTTTGCTGGATGAAATTGAAAAAGCACATCCTGACATCTTTAATATCTTATTGCAAGTCTTGGATGATGGACAACTAACAGATGGTTTGGGTAGAAAAGTAGACTTTAAGAACACGTTGATTATTATGACTTCTAATGTAGGTGCTCGTCGCCTCAAAGATTTTGGGCAAGGAGTTGGTTTTGCTACTCAAGCTCGTAAGGAAGACACCGATACCAATGCCAAAAGTGTTATCCAAGGAGCATTAAAACGTACTTTTTCTCCTGAATTCTTAAATAGAATTGATGATGTTATTGTCTTCAATAGCTTGGATCAAGATGATATTTTCCGTATTATTGATATTACTTTAAAGGATTTATTTGGTCGTATCCAAGAACTAGGTTATAACCTAGAATTGGATGAGAAAGCAAAAACTTTCTTGGCAGAAAAAGGTTATGATCCTCAATTTGGAGCAAGACCACTCAATAGAGCCATTCAAAAATATTTGGAAGATCCATTGGCTGAATTCATCCTTAACAATCAGCAAACCTTAGAAGAAGGTGCGGTTTTGGTTGCAACCTTGGGTGAGGACGACAAAATGATTATCACTGTAAAAAAGAAAAAGAAGGCTACTAAGAAATAG
- a CDS encoding c-type cytochrome gives MRIISVLVILSFFLWNCTSCESSPKEVSGVEIYKTRCLVCHGTDGKMGMNGAKDLSSSPLNVAQRIEVVTNGKNIMPKFKGIMSEEEIKAVVEFTMTLK, from the coding sequence ATGAGAATCATAAGCGTTTTAGTTATATTAAGTTTTTTTTTATGGAACTGCACTTCTTGCGAGAGTAGTCCAAAAGAAGTTTCGGGAGTAGAAATTTATAAAACACGCTGCTTAGTTTGTCATGGAACAGATGGAAAAATGGGAATGAATGGAGCAAAAGATTTGTCTTCTTCTCCATTAAATGTTGCACAACGAATAGAAGTAGTGACCAATGGAAAGAATATTATGCCCAAGTTCAAGGGAATCATGTCTGAAGAAGAGATTAAAGCCGTGGTTGAGTTTACTATGACTTTAAAATAA
- a CDS encoding polysaccharide deacetylase family protein — MYYPVYTSKWIQWLFPSYLWRMEATTSKKLFITFDDGPIPMITPWVLEELRRYNAKATFFCVGANVQKNPMIYQQLLTEGHSVGNHTFNHLNGWTCSKKKYLENVARCQDEIQTNLFRPPYGRLSWRQARALKKQYKIVMWDVIAGDFDPNISGEDCWQNILKHASNGSVIVLHDSKKAWERLRYVLPKLLAYYNERGFVFEAIPQ, encoded by the coding sequence ATGTATTATCCTGTCTATACTTCTAAATGGATTCAATGGTTGTTTCCGAGTTATCTATGGAGAATGGAAGCAACAACTTCCAAAAAGCTTTTTATTACGTTTGATGATGGTCCAATTCCTATGATAACGCCTTGGGTATTGGAAGAATTAAGACGTTATAATGCTAAAGCAACGTTTTTTTGTGTTGGGGCAAATGTTCAAAAAAATCCCATGATTTACCAACAGTTATTAACAGAAGGGCATAGCGTTGGCAATCATACCTTTAATCATTTAAATGGCTGGACATGTTCTAAAAAAAAATATTTAGAGAATGTTGCTCGTTGCCAAGATGAAATCCAAACGAATTTATTTCGTCCTCCATACGGGCGGCTTAGTTGGAGACAAGCAAGGGCTTTAAAAAAGCAGTATAAAATTGTTATGTGGGATGTCATCGCAGGCGATTTTGACCCTAATATTTCGGGAGAAGATTGTTGGCAAAATATCCTTAAGCATGCTTCCAATGGATCTGTTATTGTACTGCACGATAGTAAAAAAGCTTGGGAACGCCTAAGGTATGTATTGCCCAAATTATTAGCTTATTATAACGAAAGGGGCTTTGTCTTTGAGGCAATTCCCCAGTAA